One window of the Misgurnus anguillicaudatus chromosome 8, ASM2758022v2, whole genome shotgun sequence genome contains the following:
- the smx5 gene encoding smx5 isoform X2, giving the protein MVLENQQKTMNQEHNTIMVECMDESIEAYSPQQQNKMEGHSLALNSLLRELLDEKISTHKKTHWILGPEDLNDTLPYDINLEEAA; this is encoded by the exons ATGGTGTTGGAGAACCAACAAAAGACGATGAACCAGGAACACAACACAATCATG gttgaaTGCATGGATGAAAGCATTGAGGCATACTCACCGCAGCAACAGAACAAA ATGGAAGGTCACAGTCTAGCTCTGAACTCCCTACTCCGTGAGCTGTTAGATGAAAAG ATTTCAACCCACAAGAAAACTCACTGGATACTTGGTCCTGAAGACCTCAATGATACTCTACCCTATGATATTAATTTGGAAGAAGCCGCATGA
- the bcl6aa gene encoding BCL6A transcription repressor a isoform X3, with translation MACAADSCIQFTRHASDVLLNLNRLRSRDILTDVTILVNRQQFRAHKTVLMACSGLFYSIFTDSHKCNLNAISLDPKVDPEGFAILLEFMYTSRLALKESLIMTIMNTAIYLQMDHVVDTCHRFIKSSDSSIKLPREDFLVSPLILPPDVHSYRPHEVVDNMPGRGATFRDGRPYGVCMFNGVNAPNSSYLYSQFPMQGFPFPLCKLSDAKNTFSDFSKGSMIHHKHCSPADTNNPVLPDFTRGTTIGSSNACHASSFSSRELGRDEEMKRETLEGVVQSIGMSSRKHGFTSLAREQQRETGKEQSSLADEHLSHQHYTIGISTNGRKALVSSPQSPLKSDCQPNSPTESSSSKNAALAQASQPLTCPGTQDPKARNWKKYKFIVLNQSSKDDDTSPRDAGMDSPQRPGMSAFLHHTDSEHPDSKTTTKISEQGEEFTVPQASRLNNIINSRTLEASQRNGDNHSSLYMSHLKCSSCGSQSPQHSDVCPNTSASRLAEEMSEIHSEYSDSSCENGTYFCNECDSKFAEEEALKRHTLQVHSDKPYKCDRCQAAFRYKGNLASHKTVHTGEKPYRCNICGAQFNRPANLKTHTRIHSGEKPYKCETCGARFVQVAHLRAHVLIHTGEKPYPCEICGTRFRHLQTLKSHLRIHTGEKPYHCEKCNLHFRHKSQLRLHLRQKHGAITNTKIQYRMSSTDLPTDLTKAC, from the exons ATGGCTTGTGCAGCCGACAGCTGCATCCAATTCACGCGTCATGCAAGTGATGTTCTGCTCAACTTAAACCGACTGCGAAGCAGAGATATCCTCACAGATGTCACAATCCTGGTCAACAGACAGCAGTTTCGAGCACACAAAACTGTCCTTATGGCATGCAg CGGTCTCTTCTACTCAATCTTTACCGACTCGCACAAATGTAATCTGAACGCCATCAGTCTGGACCCAAAAGTTGACCCGGAAGGTTTTGCAATTCTTCTGGAGTTTATGTACACTTCACGTCTTGCACTGAAGGAGAGCCTGATTATGACCATCATGAACACGGCCATCTATTTGCAGATGGATCATGTTGTCGACACCTGCCACAGATTCATAAAGTCAAG TGACTCCTCCATCAAACTGCCCAGAGAGGATTTTCTGGTCAGCCCTCTGATTTTACCTCCTGATGTTCACAGTTACAGACCCCATGAGGTGGTGGATAACATGCCAGGACGGGGAGCAACGTTCAGAGATGGGAGACCCTATGGTGTTTGCATGTTTAATGGGGTCAACGCTCCTAACAGCTCATACCTTTATAGCCAGTTTCCCATGCAAGGCTTCCCTTTTCCACTTTGCAAGCTGTCGGACGCCAAAAACACTTTCTCAGACTTTTCCAAAGGAAGCATGATCCATCACAAACACTGCTCACCAGCTGACACCAACAACCCTGTGCTGCCCGACTTCACCCGCGGCACCACCATTGGGAGTTCGAATGCTTGCCACGCCAGCTCGTTCTCCTCGAGGGAACTGGGAAGAGATGAGGAAATGAAGAGGGAGACGTTGGAGGGAGTGGTCCAGTCGATCGGGATGAGCTCCAGAAAGCATGGCTTTACCAGCCTGGCCCGAGAGCAGCAAAGGGAGACTGGAAAAGAACAGAGTTCCCTAGCAGACGAACATCTGAGCCACCAGCACTACACTATTGGCATATCTACCAATGGGCGCAAAGCCCTGGTGAGCAGTCCCCAGAGCCCCCTAAAATCAGACTGCCAACCGAATTCTCCGACCGAGTCGAGCAGCAGCAAAAACGCCGCCCTCGCACAGGCCTCACAACCTTTGACCTGCCCAGGTACGCAAGACCCTAAAGCTCGCAACTGGAAGAAATACAAGTTCATTGTGCTCAATCAGAGCTCCAAGGACGACGACACTAGTCCTCGTGATGCTGGAATGGACTCCCCACAGAGGCCAGGCATGTCTGCTTTCCTTCACCACACCGATTCTGAGCATCCCGACTCAAAGACCACAACGAAGATCAGCGAGCAAGGCGAGGAATTTACCGTTCCTCAGGCCAGTCGCCTTAACAACATCATTAACAG CAGAACTCTGGAGGCATCACAGAGGAACGGCGACAACCACTCCTCTCTGTATATGAGCCACTTAAAATGTTCATCCTGCGGTTCTCAGTCTCCACAGCACTCTGATGTCTGTCCCAACACATCTGCCTCGCGTCTGGCCGAGGAGATGTCAGAGATACACTCCGAGTACTCCGACTCCAGCTGTG AAAACGGAACATACTTCTGTAACGAATGTGACTCAAAGTTTGCAGAGGAAGAAGCCTTGAAACGACACACGTTACAGGTTCACAGCGACAAGCCATACAAATGTGACCGCTGCCAGGCGGCATTCCGCTACAAGGGCAACCTCGCCAGTCACAAAACAGTTCACACcg GAGAGAAACCGTATAGATGCAATATCTGTGGGGCTCAGTTCAACAGACCAGCTAACCTCAAAACCCACACACGAATTCACTCAGGAGAAAAGCCATACAAGTGCGAGACGTGCGGAGCTAGATTTGTGCAG GTTGCTCACCTTCGTGCTCATGTTCTGATTCATACCGGAGAGAAGCCATATCCGTGTGAAATCTGCGGCACTCGTTTTCGCCACCTGCAGACGTTGAAGAGTCACCTGCGAATACACACAGGAGAAAAGCCCTATCAT TGCGAGAAATGCAACTTACATTTTCGTCACAAGAGTCAGCTACGGCTACACCTCCGTCAGAAGCACGGAGCGATCACAAACACCAAGATCCAATATCGCATGTCCTCTACAGACCTACCGACCGACCTGACGAAGGCATGCTAA
- the bcl6aa gene encoding BCL6A transcription repressor a isoform X2: MQEVSRKALPDFEKMACAADSCIQFTRHASDVLLNLNRLRSRDILTDVTILVNRQQFRAHKTVLMACSGLFYSIFTDSHKCNLNAISLDPKVDPEGFAILLEFMYTSRLALKESLIMTIMNTAIYLQMDHVVDTCHRFIKSSDSSIKLPREDFLVSPLILPPDVHSYRPHEVVDNMPGRGATFRDGRPYGVCMFNGVNAPNSSYLYSQFPMQGFPFPLCKLSDAKNTFSDFSKGSMIHHKHCSPADTNNPVLPDFTRGTTIGSSNACHASSFSSRELGRDEEMKRETLEGVVQSIGMSSRKHGFTSLAREQQRETGKEQSSLADEHLSHQHYTIGISTNGRKALVSSPQSPLKSDCQPNSPTESSSSKNAALAQASQPLTCPGTQDPKARNWKKYKFIVLNQSSKDDDTSPRDAGMDSPQRPGMSAFLHHTDSEHPDSKTTTKISEQGEEFTVPQASRLNNIINRTLEASQRNGDNHSSLYMSHLKCSSCGSQSPQHSDVCPNTSASRLAEEMSEIHSEYSDSSCENGTYFCNECDSKFAEEEALKRHTLQVHSDKPYKCDRCQAAFRYKGNLASHKTVHTGEKPYRCNICGAQFNRPANLKTHTRIHSGEKPYKCETCGARFVQVAHLRAHVLIHTGEKPYPCEICGTRFRHLQTLKSHLRIHTGEKPYHCEKCNLHFRHKSQLRLHLRQKHGAITNTKIQYRMSSTDLPTDLTKAC, encoded by the exons ATGCAAGAAGTTTCTAGGAAAGCACTACCAG ATTTCGAAAAAATGGCTTGTGCAGCCGACAGCTGCATCCAATTCACGCGTCATGCAAGTGATGTTCTGCTCAACTTAAACCGACTGCGAAGCAGAGATATCCTCACAGATGTCACAATCCTGGTCAACAGACAGCAGTTTCGAGCACACAAAACTGTCCTTATGGCATGCAg CGGTCTCTTCTACTCAATCTTTACCGACTCGCACAAATGTAATCTGAACGCCATCAGTCTGGACCCAAAAGTTGACCCGGAAGGTTTTGCAATTCTTCTGGAGTTTATGTACACTTCACGTCTTGCACTGAAGGAGAGCCTGATTATGACCATCATGAACACGGCCATCTATTTGCAGATGGATCATGTTGTCGACACCTGCCACAGATTCATAAAGTCAAG TGACTCCTCCATCAAACTGCCCAGAGAGGATTTTCTGGTCAGCCCTCTGATTTTACCTCCTGATGTTCACAGTTACAGACCCCATGAGGTGGTGGATAACATGCCAGGACGGGGAGCAACGTTCAGAGATGGGAGACCCTATGGTGTTTGCATGTTTAATGGGGTCAACGCTCCTAACAGCTCATACCTTTATAGCCAGTTTCCCATGCAAGGCTTCCCTTTTCCACTTTGCAAGCTGTCGGACGCCAAAAACACTTTCTCAGACTTTTCCAAAGGAAGCATGATCCATCACAAACACTGCTCACCAGCTGACACCAACAACCCTGTGCTGCCCGACTTCACCCGCGGCACCACCATTGGGAGTTCGAATGCTTGCCACGCCAGCTCGTTCTCCTCGAGGGAACTGGGAAGAGATGAGGAAATGAAGAGGGAGACGTTGGAGGGAGTGGTCCAGTCGATCGGGATGAGCTCCAGAAAGCATGGCTTTACCAGCCTGGCCCGAGAGCAGCAAAGGGAGACTGGAAAAGAACAGAGTTCCCTAGCAGACGAACATCTGAGCCACCAGCACTACACTATTGGCATATCTACCAATGGGCGCAAAGCCCTGGTGAGCAGTCCCCAGAGCCCCCTAAAATCAGACTGCCAACCGAATTCTCCGACCGAGTCGAGCAGCAGCAAAAACGCCGCCCTCGCACAGGCCTCACAACCTTTGACCTGCCCAGGTACGCAAGACCCTAAAGCTCGCAACTGGAAGAAATACAAGTTCATTGTGCTCAATCAGAGCTCCAAGGACGACGACACTAGTCCTCGTGATGCTGGAATGGACTCCCCACAGAGGCCAGGCATGTCTGCTTTCCTTCACCACACCGATTCTGAGCATCCCGACTCAAAGACCACAACGAAGATCAGCGAGCAAGGCGAGGAATTTACCGTTCCTCAGGCCAGTCGCCTTAACAACATCATTAACAG AACTCTGGAGGCATCACAGAGGAACGGCGACAACCACTCCTCTCTGTATATGAGCCACTTAAAATGTTCATCCTGCGGTTCTCAGTCTCCACAGCACTCTGATGTCTGTCCCAACACATCTGCCTCGCGTCTGGCCGAGGAGATGTCAGAGATACACTCCGAGTACTCCGACTCCAGCTGTG AAAACGGAACATACTTCTGTAACGAATGTGACTCAAAGTTTGCAGAGGAAGAAGCCTTGAAACGACACACGTTACAGGTTCACAGCGACAAGCCATACAAATGTGACCGCTGCCAGGCGGCATTCCGCTACAAGGGCAACCTCGCCAGTCACAAAACAGTTCACACcg GAGAGAAACCGTATAGATGCAATATCTGTGGGGCTCAGTTCAACAGACCAGCTAACCTCAAAACCCACACACGAATTCACTCAGGAGAAAAGCCATACAAGTGCGAGACGTGCGGAGCTAGATTTGTGCAG GTTGCTCACCTTCGTGCTCATGTTCTGATTCATACCGGAGAGAAGCCATATCCGTGTGAAATCTGCGGCACTCGTTTTCGCCACCTGCAGACGTTGAAGAGTCACCTGCGAATACACACAGGAGAAAAGCCCTATCAT TGCGAGAAATGCAACTTACATTTTCGTCACAAGAGTCAGCTACGGCTACACCTCCGTCAGAAGCACGGAGCGATCACAAACACCAAGATCCAATATCGCATGTCCTCTACAGACCTACCGACCGACCTGACGAAGGCATGCTAA
- the bcl6aa gene encoding BCL6A transcription repressor a isoform X1 encodes MQEVSRKALPDFEKMACAADSCIQFTRHASDVLLNLNRLRSRDILTDVTILVNRQQFRAHKTVLMACSGLFYSIFTDSHKCNLNAISLDPKVDPEGFAILLEFMYTSRLALKESLIMTIMNTAIYLQMDHVVDTCHRFIKSSDSSIKLPREDFLVSPLILPPDVHSYRPHEVVDNMPGRGATFRDGRPYGVCMFNGVNAPNSSYLYSQFPMQGFPFPLCKLSDAKNTFSDFSKGSMIHHKHCSPADTNNPVLPDFTRGTTIGSSNACHASSFSSRELGRDEEMKRETLEGVVQSIGMSSRKHGFTSLAREQQRETGKEQSSLADEHLSHQHYTIGISTNGRKALVSSPQSPLKSDCQPNSPTESSSSKNAALAQASQPLTCPGTQDPKARNWKKYKFIVLNQSSKDDDTSPRDAGMDSPQRPGMSAFLHHTDSEHPDSKTTTKISEQGEEFTVPQASRLNNIINSRTLEASQRNGDNHSSLYMSHLKCSSCGSQSPQHSDVCPNTSASRLAEEMSEIHSEYSDSSCENGTYFCNECDSKFAEEEALKRHTLQVHSDKPYKCDRCQAAFRYKGNLASHKTVHTGEKPYRCNICGAQFNRPANLKTHTRIHSGEKPYKCETCGARFVQVAHLRAHVLIHTGEKPYPCEICGTRFRHLQTLKSHLRIHTGEKPYHCEKCNLHFRHKSQLRLHLRQKHGAITNTKIQYRMSSTDLPTDLTKAC; translated from the exons ATGCAAGAAGTTTCTAGGAAAGCACTACCAG ATTTCGAAAAAATGGCTTGTGCAGCCGACAGCTGCATCCAATTCACGCGTCATGCAAGTGATGTTCTGCTCAACTTAAACCGACTGCGAAGCAGAGATATCCTCACAGATGTCACAATCCTGGTCAACAGACAGCAGTTTCGAGCACACAAAACTGTCCTTATGGCATGCAg CGGTCTCTTCTACTCAATCTTTACCGACTCGCACAAATGTAATCTGAACGCCATCAGTCTGGACCCAAAAGTTGACCCGGAAGGTTTTGCAATTCTTCTGGAGTTTATGTACACTTCACGTCTTGCACTGAAGGAGAGCCTGATTATGACCATCATGAACACGGCCATCTATTTGCAGATGGATCATGTTGTCGACACCTGCCACAGATTCATAAAGTCAAG TGACTCCTCCATCAAACTGCCCAGAGAGGATTTTCTGGTCAGCCCTCTGATTTTACCTCCTGATGTTCACAGTTACAGACCCCATGAGGTGGTGGATAACATGCCAGGACGGGGAGCAACGTTCAGAGATGGGAGACCCTATGGTGTTTGCATGTTTAATGGGGTCAACGCTCCTAACAGCTCATACCTTTATAGCCAGTTTCCCATGCAAGGCTTCCCTTTTCCACTTTGCAAGCTGTCGGACGCCAAAAACACTTTCTCAGACTTTTCCAAAGGAAGCATGATCCATCACAAACACTGCTCACCAGCTGACACCAACAACCCTGTGCTGCCCGACTTCACCCGCGGCACCACCATTGGGAGTTCGAATGCTTGCCACGCCAGCTCGTTCTCCTCGAGGGAACTGGGAAGAGATGAGGAAATGAAGAGGGAGACGTTGGAGGGAGTGGTCCAGTCGATCGGGATGAGCTCCAGAAAGCATGGCTTTACCAGCCTGGCCCGAGAGCAGCAAAGGGAGACTGGAAAAGAACAGAGTTCCCTAGCAGACGAACATCTGAGCCACCAGCACTACACTATTGGCATATCTACCAATGGGCGCAAAGCCCTGGTGAGCAGTCCCCAGAGCCCCCTAAAATCAGACTGCCAACCGAATTCTCCGACCGAGTCGAGCAGCAGCAAAAACGCCGCCCTCGCACAGGCCTCACAACCTTTGACCTGCCCAGGTACGCAAGACCCTAAAGCTCGCAACTGGAAGAAATACAAGTTCATTGTGCTCAATCAGAGCTCCAAGGACGACGACACTAGTCCTCGTGATGCTGGAATGGACTCCCCACAGAGGCCAGGCATGTCTGCTTTCCTTCACCACACCGATTCTGAGCATCCCGACTCAAAGACCACAACGAAGATCAGCGAGCAAGGCGAGGAATTTACCGTTCCTCAGGCCAGTCGCCTTAACAACATCATTAACAG CAGAACTCTGGAGGCATCACAGAGGAACGGCGACAACCACTCCTCTCTGTATATGAGCCACTTAAAATGTTCATCCTGCGGTTCTCAGTCTCCACAGCACTCTGATGTCTGTCCCAACACATCTGCCTCGCGTCTGGCCGAGGAGATGTCAGAGATACACTCCGAGTACTCCGACTCCAGCTGTG AAAACGGAACATACTTCTGTAACGAATGTGACTCAAAGTTTGCAGAGGAAGAAGCCTTGAAACGACACACGTTACAGGTTCACAGCGACAAGCCATACAAATGTGACCGCTGCCAGGCGGCATTCCGCTACAAGGGCAACCTCGCCAGTCACAAAACAGTTCACACcg GAGAGAAACCGTATAGATGCAATATCTGTGGGGCTCAGTTCAACAGACCAGCTAACCTCAAAACCCACACACGAATTCACTCAGGAGAAAAGCCATACAAGTGCGAGACGTGCGGAGCTAGATTTGTGCAG GTTGCTCACCTTCGTGCTCATGTTCTGATTCATACCGGAGAGAAGCCATATCCGTGTGAAATCTGCGGCACTCGTTTTCGCCACCTGCAGACGTTGAAGAGTCACCTGCGAATACACACAGGAGAAAAGCCCTATCAT TGCGAGAAATGCAACTTACATTTTCGTCACAAGAGTCAGCTACGGCTACACCTCCGTCAGAAGCACGGAGCGATCACAAACACCAAGATCCAATATCGCATGTCCTCTACAGACCTACCGACCGACCTGACGAAGGCATGCTAA